In Actinomycetota bacterium, a genomic segment contains:
- a CDS encoding response regulator transcription factor, whose product MDDHKLVREGLVSMLSLQRDIEVVGQASSGEEAVTQSKSLEPDLILMDVSMPGMNGIVATRMIRERDPEVKVIMLTMMDQETYVYEAIKAGATGYLLKNTDLDELTRAIHAVSRGEASLHSQAQAQLIREYALMARQNRDTFGLSKRELEVLQLLADGYTNKDIAGKLFISTQTVKTHIGHIFEKLGVKDRTEAVASALRSGMIT is encoded by the coding sequence GTGGACGACCACAAGCTGGTACGGGAGGGGCTGGTGAGCATGCTGTCCCTCCAGAGAGACATCGAAGTGGTGGGACAGGCTTCCAGCGGGGAGGAAGCGGTTACCCAGAGCAAGAGCCTGGAGCCAGACCTCATCCTCATGGACGTCAGCATGCCGGGCATGAACGGGATCGTGGCCACGCGCATGATCAGGGAACGCGATCCGGAGGTAAAGGTGATCATGCTGACCATGATGGACCAGGAGACCTACGTCTACGAGGCCATCAAGGCGGGGGCCACCGGCTACCTGCTCAAGAACACCGACCTGGACGAGCTGACCCGCGCTATCCATGCCGTCAGCAGGGGCGAAGCGTCTCTGCATTCCCAGGCCCAGGCCCAGCTCATCAGGGAATACGCCCTGATGGCCAGGCAGAACCGCGACACCTTCGGCCTAAGCAAACGGGAGCTGGAGGTCCTGCAGCTGCTGGCGGACGGCTATACCAACAAGGACATTGCGGGAAAGCTATTCATAAGCACCCAGACGGTTAAGACGCATATCGGCCACATCTTCGAGAAGCTGGGGGTAAAGGACCGCACCGAGGCGGTGGCTTCGGCCTTGCGCAGCGGCATGATCACCTGA